Within Armatimonadota bacterium, the genomic segment TTGGAGGATGCGACCACCTCGAAGTACGGGGCCAGTTCCGCGAGCAGCTGGGGCCGGCTCGGCGGAGGGCCATCGAAGCCCAGCCAGTCGGCCATCTTCGAATACACCTGGCTCAGCTGGTTGGCCACCGTGCGCGGGCTGCGGCCCAGCCGGCGAGCGATCCCTGCGTTGTCCAGACCCTGACAGGCCAGGCGCGCCACCTCCCGCTCCGCCGGGGTGAGCCAGCGCTCCACGAACTCCCGCCGGCGCCGCATGCGCTCCCCCCGGACGATCTCCTCGTACCGACGGATGGCCTCCATGGGGTCGTCCAGCTCGGCCAGGACCGCCAGCATGAGGCCGGAGTCGGTCCAGCGCAGCACGGGCACGGGGACCAGGTACGCGGTCTCGCCCGGCTGGAGGTGCATGCGCCGCTCGGCCCCGGGCTGCCAGCCTTCGCTCAGCAGGTGCCAGGCGCGATCCTCCGGCCCGAACAGGAGCTGGGCCACTACCATGGCCGCCACCCCCATGACCTTCCGACCTCCGGCCAGGGACAGGTGGACCACCGGGTGGGCTCGTTTGCCGTCCCGCACCGCGCGGTACAAGGCGGCCAGCAGCCCGCGGACGTCCGCCTCGGAGCGGAAGTCCTCCAGAGGGCCGTCCGGACCCCGTACGGGTACCGCGCGCAGGTGCACACCAGGGTAAAGGCCTGAGGCGAACTCCTCCCGGATGGCCCGCAGGCCTGCCTGCACCGCCTTCGAGGCAGTGTGGACTACGATGACTTCACGGATGGAGCGGCGCTGCGCCAGAAGCAGATCAAGGGTGATGGTGACCACCTGGGGCTCGTGGCCTAGCGTGGCCACGAGCCCCTCCCCGCGGGACCCCATGCGGCCCCTCATGGCGGTCCTGGGCTGCGCGGCTGGCAGCACCCTGCCCCCCGGTGCGGGATCCTGCAAAAGGCTAGCAATGCTGTTCCGTATCTGCCCTGGTAGTTCCTGCCCTGGGATGGTGATTCGCTTTGCATGAACACCATCCGGAGAACGGTCGGGGGCCGCCAGCACGGCGCCCGTCCGTGCAGAACCACAAGCCAAGCTCGGAGATGTGCGTTTGTAGGCAACGCCACCCGCAGCGCCACCGGCTGTCACCGGATACGCGATCTCTGCGAGTTCTCGACCCGGACGGGAGACAGCGTTATCGGGGGAAGGCGAAGACTACGAGATCCTGCGTCTGAAGCGGGTTGGTGGGCCCTCGTGGACTCGAACCACGGACCTCACCCTTATCAGGGGTGCGCTCTCACCACCTGAGCTAAGGGCCCACGGTGGGAACCCAGTGCCAGTATAGGCGCGGGCGCCGGCGGGAGTCAAATGACGACTCCGCGGGCGGTGTGGGAGGAAACGGGTCCCCTCACCCTCACCCTCTCCCCAACGGGGAGAGGGAACGGGATAAGGGAGCGGGTTTATTCGTGGCTGCGGTGCGCGCCCCTCACCCTCGCCCTCTCCCCAACGGGGAGAGGGATCGAAGTCAAGGGGAAAGAGGGTGGGGAGTCTCCTCACCCTTACCCTCTCCCCACAGGGGAGAGGGACCGAAGTCGAGGGGAGAGGGATCGAAGTCAAGGGGAGAGGGGATCGAAATATAAGGATGAGAGGCCGGGCAAAGAGGGGATCGGTGAGGGTCAGCGCAGGCGGATCCGGACGAAGCGGCGGCGGCCGACCCGCAGGACCAGGCCGTCGCGCACCTCCACGTCGGCGTCGATATCGGAGATGCGGCTGCCGTCTATGCTGACCCCGCCCTGGGCGATCAGCCGCCGGGCCTCACTGCGCGAGGGGGCCAGCCCCGTGCGGACCAGCAGCCCCACCACCGGCAGCCGCCCCGCGCGCAGTTCCCCCCGTCCGATGGTCGCTTCGGGGACCTCGTCGGGGAGCTCCCTGTCCACGAAGATCCGCTCGAAGGCCCGCTCCGCCCGCTCGGCGGCCTCCTTTCCGTGCCAGACGGCCACGATCTCCCGCGCCAGGCGGGCCTTGGCGTCCCGGGGGTGCACGGTGCCGTCCTGCAGCCCCCGCTCCAGGGCCCGCACTTCCTCCAGGGGCACGTCGGTGCAGAACTCGAAGTAGTGGGCGATCAGTCCGTCGGGCAGGGACATCACCTTCCCGTACATCTCCTCGGGCGGGTCGGTGATCCCGATGGCATTGCCCAGCGACTTGCTCATCTTCTCCACGCCGTCCAGCCCCACCAGCAGGGGCGTCAGCACCACCACCTGGGGCTCCTGCCCGAACTCCCGCTGCAGCTCGCGGCCCATCAGGTTGTTGAA encodes:
- a CDS encoding CRISPR-associated ring nuclease yields the protein MATLGHEPQVVTITLDLLLAQRRSIREVIVVHTASKAVQAGLRAIREEFASGLYPGVHLRAVPVRGPDGPLEDFRSEADVRGLLAALYRAVRDGKRAHPVVHLSLAGGRKVMGVAAMVVAQLLFGPEDRAWHLLSEGWQPGAERRMHLQPGETAYLVPVPVLRWTDSGLMLAVLAELDDPMEAIRRYEEIVRGERMRRRREFVERWLTPAEREVARLACQGLDNAGIARRLGRSPRTVANQLSQVYSKMADWLGFDGPPPSRPQLLAELAPYFEVVASSK
- the tyrS gene encoding tyrosine--tRNA ligase encodes the protein MGALSPEEQLALLRRGTAEIITEEDLLAKLRQGRPLRVKLGIDPSAPDIHLGIAVVLRKLRQFQDLGHEAILVVGDFTGMIGDPSERKKTRPMLTREEIERNAATYRDQYSRILDPARTRVVFNSQWLAPMRFEDVIRLASKVTVARILERDDFATRMRAGVPVFLHELLYPLCQAMDSVQLQADVELGGTDQKFNNLMGRELQREFGQEPQVVVLTPLLVGLDGVEKMSKSLGNAIGITDPPEEMYGKVMSLPDGLIAHYFEFCTDVPLEEVRALERGLQDGTVHPRDAKARLAREIVAVWHGKEAAERAERAFERIFVDRELPDEVPEATIGRGELRAGRLPVVGLLVRTGLAPSRSEARRLIAQGGVSIDGSRISDIDADVEVRDGLVLRVGRRRFVRIRLR